A single Dechloromonas denitrificans DNA region contains:
- a CDS encoding ProQ/FINO family protein, giving the protein MTMTTAEPTATKPIDARALLKDLQNRFDVFRNHSPLAIGIDKQVFAQLPELEKKALRLAMRSHTISTRYLKEMEKGTVRLNLDGTPAGEVTDENRQHAAELLRERFKKQVEQRKAAEAAAKAEQVRAAKLSQLAEKFGRK; this is encoded by the coding sequence ATGACCATGACGACTGCCGAACCGACTGCAACCAAACCGATCGATGCCCGGGCCCTGCTCAAGGACCTGCAAAACCGCTTCGATGTTTTCCGTAACCACAGCCCGCTGGCCATCGGTATCGACAAACAGGTGTTTGCCCAGTTGCCGGAGCTGGAAAAGAAGGCGCTGCGCCTGGCCATGCGCAGCCACACCATCTCGACCCGCTACCTGAAGGAAATGGAAAAGGGAACGGTCCGCCTGAATCTGGATGGCACGCCGGCCGGCGAAGTCACCGACGAAAACCGTCAGCACGCTGCCGAGCTGCTGCGCGAGCGCTTCAAGAAGCAGGTCGAACAGCGCAAGGCAGCCGAAGCGGCGGCCAAGGCGGAACAGGTGCGGGCGGCAAAGCTGAGTCAGCTGGCCGAAAAATTCGGTCGCAAATAA
- a CDS encoding dienelactone hydrolase family protein — MNPNPEFDSLVPAQFFDRRSFLVTSLGAGFALAVQPVMAQTAIRTDDSGLLAGEIKVPVKDGEMVAYRALPKGASKAPVVLVVSEIFGVHEYIKDTCRRLAKAGYCAIAPELFARQGDPRGIDSIPDILAKIVYKTPDAQVMSDLDACVAWAASKGADTNRLAITGFCWGGRISWLYSAHNPQLKAAAAWYGRLVGGASEITPKQPMDLVGQLLAPVLGLYGGLDTGIPLETVESMEKALKQGSAAAKVSEIHVYDNAPHAFHADYRPSYRKEEAEDGWQRMLAWFRKSGV; from the coding sequence ATGAACCCCAATCCGGAATTCGACAGTCTTGTCCCGGCGCAATTCTTTGACCGGCGGAGTTTTCTCGTGACCAGCCTGGGTGCCGGTTTCGCGCTGGCCGTCCAGCCGGTGATGGCCCAGACGGCGATCCGGACCGACGACAGCGGTCTGCTGGCCGGCGAAATCAAGGTGCCGGTCAAGGATGGCGAGATGGTGGCCTATCGCGCGCTGCCCAAGGGGGCGAGCAAGGCGCCGGTGGTGCTGGTCGTCTCCGAGATTTTCGGCGTTCATGAATACATCAAGGACACCTGCCGCCGCCTGGCCAAGGCCGGTTACTGCGCCATCGCCCCCGAACTCTTCGCCCGCCAGGGTGACCCGCGCGGCATCGACAGCATTCCCGACATCCTGGCCAAAATCGTCTACAAGACGCCCGACGCCCAGGTCATGAGCGATCTCGATGCCTGTGTCGCCTGGGCCGCCAGTAAGGGGGCCGACACCAACCGGCTGGCGATTACCGGCTTCTGCTGGGGCGGCCGGATCAGCTGGCTGTACAGCGCGCACAATCCGCAACTGAAGGCCGCGGCGGCCTGGTATGGCCGCCTGGTCGGTGGTGCCAGCGAGATCACGCCGAAGCAGCCGATGGATCTGGTCGGCCAGTTGCTGGCTCCGGTGCTCGGTCTGTATGGCGGGCTGGATACCGGCATCCCGCTTGAAACGGTCGAGAGCATGGAAAAGGCGCTGAAACAGGGGAGCGCCGCCGCCAAGGTTTCCGAGATTCATGTTTATGACAACGCCCCGCATGCCTTCCATGCCGACTACCGGCCCAGCTACCGCAAGGAAGAAGCCGAGGACGGCTGGCAGCGCATGCTGGCCTGGTTCCGCAAGAGCGGTGTGTGA